In Helianthus annuus cultivar XRQ/B chromosome 8, HanXRQr2.0-SUNRISE, whole genome shotgun sequence, a single genomic region encodes these proteins:
- the LOC110908646 gene encoding methyltransferase-like protein 2, translating into MTTEAVTNNNQKLSRFMKSGIYRFQGSNAVVFVDPVRLLNLSYSHFRVTPSSYYSRFFQPNPRVSQNQTKRKRKRKQKELNQREQAADERHQRVKPLLMNAHECLLRADDLFPSLGKLRMGKFEPKSTVAGDEQSFVELGSVWQAPLFEISLHLNPDYRLTADCTSLQNCEKKNVPAFGSLVSNETDSDMEADFMNRRYIIPKHSSFYMSDLKQIHGLIPGKHECGFNLIVIDPPWENGSANQKSKYPTLPNRYFLSLPIKRLAHADEGALVALWVTNKEKLRIFVEKDLFPKWGVEYMATHYWLKVKADGSLISELDLFHHRPYECLILGYCYGKDEDSEYLSKLKSIPDCQVFISIPGDYSRKPPVGEMLREYIPGLEPARCLELFARELLGGWTSWGNEPLRFQDSRYFSRKDP; encoded by the exons ATGACGACAGAAGCTGTCACAAATAATAACCAGAAGCTATCAAGGTTCATGAAGTCTGGAATATACCGTTTCCAAGGTTCAAACGCCGTAGTATTCGTGGATCCAGTTCGTCTTCTTAACCTCTCATACTCGCATTTTAGGGTTACACCCTCTTCTTACTACTCTCGTTTCTTCCAACCCAATCCCAGGGTTTCACAAAATCAAACAAAACGAAAACGAAAACGAAAACAAAAAGAGCTTAATCAAAGAGAACAAGCTGCCGATGAACGTCATCAG AGGGTGAAACCTTTGCTGATGAATGCTCACGAATGTTTGCTAAGAGCTGATGACCTTTTTCCAAGTTTGGGGAAATTGAGAATGGGAAAGTTTGAGCCAAAATCAACGGTGGCAGGCGACGAACAGTCGTTTGTTGAGCTTGGGAGTGTATGGCAGGCACCGTTGTTTGAGATTTCTTTGCATCTTAATCCGGATTATAGGCTCACTGCAG ATTGCACATCTCTTCAAAACTGTGAAAAAAAGAATGTTCCGGCATTCGGGAGCTTGGTTTCTAATGAGACCGACAGTGACATGGAGGCCGATTTTATGAATCGCAGATACATAATACCCAAACACAGTTCCTTCTACATG TCTGATTTGAAGCAGATTCATGGCCTAATCCCTG GGAAACATGAATGTGGATTCAATCTTATTGTGATTGATCCACCCTGGGAGAATGGCAGTGCTAACCAAAAATCGAA GTACCCGACTTTGCCCAATCGATACTTCTTGTCTCTTCCTATTAAAAGACTTGCTCATGCAGACGAGGGGGCGTTGGTAGCTCTGTGGGTAACCAATAAGGAGAAACTGCGGATATTTGTCGAAAAAGATCTGTTCCCTAAATGGGGAGTCGAGTACATGGCAACTCATTATTGGTTGAAG GTTAAAGCAGACGGTTCTTTGATAAGTGAATTGGATCTCTTTCATCATAGGCCATATGAATGCCTTATCCTTGGTTACTGCTATGGAAAG GATGAAGATTCCGAGTATTTGTCAAAACTAAAATCCATTCCAGATTGTCAAGTGTTCATCAGCATCCCTGGAGATTACTCAAGGAAGCCCCCGGTTGGAG AGATGCTGCGTGAGTACATACCAGGCTTAGAACCCGCTCGTTGCCTTGAACTGTTCGCTCGAGAGTTGTTAGGTGGATGGACATCCTGGGGGAACGAACCACTTCGATTTCAAGATTCAAGATACTTTTCGAGAAAAGACCCATAA
- the LOC110908647 gene encoding geranylgeranyl pyrophosphate synthase, chloroplastic, translating into MRPMSLVHSCSIFTGSSFIKTTPINNKPTFKIHQRPTIRSTISAAIVEEEVVELQQKPKPTFNFNAYMLGKGNSVHKALDESIMIKNPPTIHEAMRYSLLAGGKRVRPILCIAACELVGGEEATAMPAACAVEMIHTMSLIHDDLPCMDNDDFRRGKPTNHKVYGEDVAVLAGDSLLAFAFEYVSSRTEGASPARVLAAIGELAKSIGTEGLVAGQVVDIASTGGQDIGLDQLEFIHIHKTAALLEASVVLGAILGGGSDAQVEKLRTFARCIGLLFQVVDDILDVTKSSEELGKTAGKDLLVDKTTYPKLLGLDKSRQFAEELLAEAKQQLEEFESQAAVAPLLALAEYIAYRQN; encoded by the coding sequence ATGAGACCCATGAGTTTGGTTCATTCATGTTCCATCTTCACCGGATCTTCATTCATCAAAACAACCCCCATTAACAACAAACCCACTTTCAAGATTCACCAAAGACCCACAATTAGATCCACAATTTCTGCAGCAATTGTTGAAGAAGAAGTAGTTGAGTTGCAACAAAAACCCAAACCCACTTTCAATTTCAACGCTTACATGTTGGGAAAGGGTAATTCTGTCCATAAAGCTCTTGATGAATCAATTATGATTAAAAACCCACCAACAATACATGAAGCTATGAGGTACTCTTTACTTGCTGGTGGGAAGCGCGTCAGGCCCATTCTCTGTATTGCCGCGTGTGAGCTCGTCGGAGGGGAGGAGGCCACCGCCATGCCGGCGGCCTGTGCGGTGGAGATGATACACACCATGTCTTTGATACATGATGATCTTCCTTGTATGGATAATGATGATTTCCGTAGAGGGAAGCCCACTAATCATAAGGTTTATGGGGAAGACGTTGCCGTTTTGGCAGGCGATTCGCTGCTGGCGTTTGCTTTCGAGTATGTTTCTAGTAGGACGGAAGGCGCATCGCCTGCACGCGTCTTGGCTGCCATCGGGGAGCTCGCCAAGTCGATTGGGACCGAAGGGCTGGTGGCAGGGCAAGTGGTGGATATTGCTTCAACCGGGGGCCAAGATATCGGATTGGATCAGCTAGAGTTTATACACATACATAAAACCGCAGCATTGTTGGAGGCTTCTGTTGTGTTGGGAGCTATCTTGGGTGGTGGGAGTGATGCGCAGGTGGAGAAGCTGAGGACATTCGCGCGGTGCATCGGGTTGTTGTTTCAGGTGGTGGATGATATACTTGATGTGACCAAGTCGTCCGAGGAATTGGGGAAAACCGCAGGGAAAGATTTGTTGGTGGATAAGACGACATATCCGAAACTGCTTGGGTTGGACAAGTCGAGGCAGTTTGCGGAGGAGTTGCTGGCGGAGGCTAAACAGCAGCTGGAGGAGTTTGAATCGCAGGCGGCGGTGGCGCCGTTGTTGGCTCTGGCGGAGTATATAGCTTACCGCCAGAACTAA
- the LOC118481311 gene encoding protein DA1-like isoform X2 — MGWLSKIFKGSNHEVSEGGEYNWRYEEHTTSNGNYPSTSWDPHFEMEEIDRALAMSLAEEEEEEEEEEEEEDEEEEGRESHVISDDSQLKEDEQLARALQESLKIESPSRYRNKNRNRNGNVNVNVNGNGHVNVNGNGNLYQPIPFPYSTGFRICAGCNYEIGHGRFLSCMGAVWHPECFRCHACNQPIADYEFSMSGNYPYHKACYKEHYHPKCDVCHHFIPTNAAGLIEYRAHPFWAQKYCPFHEHDGTPRCCSCERMEPRGTSYAALNDGRKLCLECLDSSVMDTSECQPLYLDIQAFYESLNMKVEQDVPLLLVERQALNEAMDGERNGHSHMPETRGLCLSEEQTVSTVLRRPRNEVGNRVPDMRTEPYKLTRRCEVTAILILFGLPRLLTGSILAHEVMHAWLRLQGYRTLSLDVEEGICQVLAHMWLRSQTAFISSGNTLSRQGKRSPFDKKLVEFFKHQIESDMSPVYGNGFRAGHQAVVKYGLPRTLEHIGLTGSFPF, encoded by the exons ATGGGTTGGCTTAGCAAAATTTTTAAAGGCTCCAACCATGAAGTTTCAGAAGGGGGGGAATATAACTGGAGATATGAAGAGCATACCACGTCAAACGGAAATTATCCGTCTACATCATGG GATCCTCATTTTGAGATGGAAGAAATTGATCGTGCACTCGCGATGTCACttgcagaagaagaagaagaagaagaagaagaagaagaagaagaagacgaagaagaagaagggaGAGAGTCACATGTGATTA GTGATGATTCTCAACTGAAAGAAGATGAACAGCTCGCAAGGGCTCTACAAGAAAGTCTGAAAATTGAATCTCCATCCAGATATAGAAAcaaaaatagaaatagaaacggaaatgtaaatgtaaatgtgAATGGGAATGGACATGTAAATGTAAACGGAAATGGGAATCTATATCAACCTATACCGTTCCCATATTCGACAGGATTCAG GATATGTGCTGGTTGTAATTATGAGATTGGCCATGGAAGATTTTTAAGTTGCATGGGCGCAGTTTGGCATCCGGAATGTTTTAGATGTCATGCATGTAACCAACCAATTGCTGATTATGAG TTTTCCATGTCGGGAAATTACCCTTATCACAAAGCTTGCTACAAGGAGCACTATCATCCAAAATGTGATGTTTGCCATCACTTT ATTCCAACAAACGCCGCGGGCCTTATTGAATACCGGGCACATCCTTTCTGGGCCCAGAAATATTGTCCATTTCATGAGCATGATGGGACTCCTAGGTGCTGTAGTTGTGAGCGAATGGAG CCACGTGGAACAAGCTATGCTGCTCTTAATGATGGTCGGAAACTTTGCCTAGAGTGTCTCGACTCTTCAGTCATGGATACAAGCGAATGTCAACCACTATATCTTGATATACAAGCGTTTTATGAAAGCTTAAATATGAAAGTGGAACAAGACGTTCCGTTACTTTTGGTCGAGAGACAAGCACTTAATGAGGCTATGGATGGTGAGAGGAAT GGTCATTCCCACATGCCCGAGACACGAGGACTTTGCCTTTCTGAGGAGCAGACTGTCAGCACG GTTCTGAGACGACCAAGAAATGAGGTGGGGAATCGGGTCCCAGACATGAGAACAGAACCATATAAGCTGACACGTCGCTGTGAGGTTACAGCGATTCTCATTTTATTCGGGCTTCCTAG GTTGTTGACAGGATCAATTTTAGCTCATGAAGTGATGCACGCATGGCTGCGGCTTCAAG GCTATCGAACACTCAGCCTAGACGTTGAAGAAGGAATATGTCAAGTGTTAGCACACATGTGGTTAAGATCACAAACAGCCTTTATATCAAGTGGTAACACGTTATCAAGACAAGGGAAACGATCTCCATTTGACAAGAAGCTTGTAGAATTCTTCAAACACCAGATTGAATCTGACATGTCACCGGTTTACGGAAACGGTTTCAGAGCTGGCCATCAGGCAGTAGTTAAATATGGACTTCCAAGGACCTTGGAACACATCGGATTGACGGGGAGCTTTCCTTTCTAA
- the LOC118481311 gene encoding protein DA1-like isoform X1, whose translation MGWLSKIFKGSNHEVSEGGEYNWRYEEHTTSNGNYPSTSWQDPHFEMEEIDRALAMSLAEEEEEEEEEEEEEDEEEEGRESHVISDDSQLKEDEQLARALQESLKIESPSRYRNKNRNRNGNVNVNVNGNGHVNVNGNGNLYQPIPFPYSTGFRICAGCNYEIGHGRFLSCMGAVWHPECFRCHACNQPIADYEFSMSGNYPYHKACYKEHYHPKCDVCHHFIPTNAAGLIEYRAHPFWAQKYCPFHEHDGTPRCCSCERMEPRGTSYAALNDGRKLCLECLDSSVMDTSECQPLYLDIQAFYESLNMKVEQDVPLLLVERQALNEAMDGERNGHSHMPETRGLCLSEEQTVSTVLRRPRNEVGNRVPDMRTEPYKLTRRCEVTAILILFGLPRLLTGSILAHEVMHAWLRLQGYRTLSLDVEEGICQVLAHMWLRSQTAFISSGNTLSRQGKRSPFDKKLVEFFKHQIESDMSPVYGNGFRAGHQAVVKYGLPRTLEHIGLTGSFPF comes from the exons ATGGGTTGGCTTAGCAAAATTTTTAAAGGCTCCAACCATGAAGTTTCAGAAGGGGGGGAATATAACTGGAGATATGAAGAGCATACCACGTCAAACGGAAATTATCCGTCTACATCATGG CAGGATCCTCATTTTGAGATGGAAGAAATTGATCGTGCACTCGCGATGTCACttgcagaagaagaagaagaagaagaagaagaagaagaagaagaagacgaagaagaagaagggaGAGAGTCACATGTGATTA GTGATGATTCTCAACTGAAAGAAGATGAACAGCTCGCAAGGGCTCTACAAGAAAGTCTGAAAATTGAATCTCCATCCAGATATAGAAAcaaaaatagaaatagaaacggaaatgtaaatgtaaatgtgAATGGGAATGGACATGTAAATGTAAACGGAAATGGGAATCTATATCAACCTATACCGTTCCCATATTCGACAGGATTCAG GATATGTGCTGGTTGTAATTATGAGATTGGCCATGGAAGATTTTTAAGTTGCATGGGCGCAGTTTGGCATCCGGAATGTTTTAGATGTCATGCATGTAACCAACCAATTGCTGATTATGAG TTTTCCATGTCGGGAAATTACCCTTATCACAAAGCTTGCTACAAGGAGCACTATCATCCAAAATGTGATGTTTGCCATCACTTT ATTCCAACAAACGCCGCGGGCCTTATTGAATACCGGGCACATCCTTTCTGGGCCCAGAAATATTGTCCATTTCATGAGCATGATGGGACTCCTAGGTGCTGTAGTTGTGAGCGAATGGAG CCACGTGGAACAAGCTATGCTGCTCTTAATGATGGTCGGAAACTTTGCCTAGAGTGTCTCGACTCTTCAGTCATGGATACAAGCGAATGTCAACCACTATATCTTGATATACAAGCGTTTTATGAAAGCTTAAATATGAAAGTGGAACAAGACGTTCCGTTACTTTTGGTCGAGAGACAAGCACTTAATGAGGCTATGGATGGTGAGAGGAAT GGTCATTCCCACATGCCCGAGACACGAGGACTTTGCCTTTCTGAGGAGCAGACTGTCAGCACG GTTCTGAGACGACCAAGAAATGAGGTGGGGAATCGGGTCCCAGACATGAGAACAGAACCATATAAGCTGACACGTCGCTGTGAGGTTACAGCGATTCTCATTTTATTCGGGCTTCCTAG GTTGTTGACAGGATCAATTTTAGCTCATGAAGTGATGCACGCATGGCTGCGGCTTCAAG GCTATCGAACACTCAGCCTAGACGTTGAAGAAGGAATATGTCAAGTGTTAGCACACATGTGGTTAAGATCACAAACAGCCTTTATATCAAGTGGTAACACGTTATCAAGACAAGGGAAACGATCTCCATTTGACAAGAAGCTTGTAGAATTCTTCAAACACCAGATTGAATCTGACATGTCACCGGTTTACGGAAACGGTTTCAGAGCTGGCCATCAGGCAGTAGTTAAATATGGACTTCCAAGGACCTTGGAACACATCGGATTGACGGGGAGCTTTCCTTTCTAA